One Candidatus Culexarchaeum yellowstonense genomic region harbors:
- a CDS encoding Hsp20/alpha crystallin family protein, with translation MRNNEGEEKEIKMIIGGMGIPIIKMKTYKYEAERSNIKDEGDKYIVTLEMPGVRKEDIKLYVNEKTIEATAKPSTKLPGGEREYKYKIKLEDPVEVEGVKAKYFEGLLIIELPKKKTGREVKVE, from the coding sequence ATGCGTAATAATGAAGGTGAAGAAAAGGAGATAAAGATGATCATAGGTGGAATGGGAATACCAATAATAAAAATGAAGACATACAAGTATGAAGCTGAAAGGAGCAACATAAAAGATGAGGGGGACAAATACATAGTCACACTGGAAATGCCTGGGGTGAGAAAGGAGGATATAAAACTATACGTGAACGAGAAGACCATAGAGGCAACAGCGAAACCATCCACAAAACTACCGGGAGGGGAAAGGGAATACAAATACAAGATAAAACTGGAAGACCCAGTGGAAGTTGAAGGTGTAAAGGCAAAATACTTCGAAGGCCTACTCATAATAGAACTACCAAAGAAGAAGACTGGAAGAGAAGTCAAAGTGGAATAA
- a CDS encoding anhydro-N-acetylmuramic acid kinase yields MDKLCQLRFKDEKMALGLMSGTSLDGVSIAIVKLKGSWVETKFKIMYHATYEYSPELRREIFRVVNPKTGNVKRVCQLNHALGRVYAEKALKAIDEAGLDRGEIDFIASHGQTVYHNPKIDCIAGYKSRSTLQIGEPAVIAHETGIITIADFRQGDVAAGGHGAPISAYADYIIFRSMNLDRAIQNIGGIANVTWMPKGGGLDDVIAFDTGPGNMVIDALIEEMTGGRARMDVDGEIASRGDVNMELLNYMMKHPYLSLKPPKTTGREDFGWKFTGRVLKKALNMGLSWEDIIATATYYTAKTISEAYGNYLPRKPNEIILGGGGSRNKTLVEMIRELNPDAKVSLHEDYGIPAQAKEPLIMTILANETLSGNPSNVPKATGATGRAILGKIILP; encoded by the coding sequence ATGGATAAACTATGCCAACTGAGATTTAAAGATGAGAAGATGGCTTTGGGACTTATGTCTGGAACATCCCTAGATGGGGTGTCCATAGCCATAGTGAAGCTTAAGGGGAGTTGGGTGGAGACGAAGTTCAAGATAATGTATCATGCAACATACGAGTACAGCCCAGAGTTGAGGAGGGAGATATTTAGAGTGGTGAATCCGAAGACTGGGAATGTAAAGAGGGTGTGCCAATTAAACCATGCTCTCGGTAGGGTTTACGCTGAGAAGGCTTTGAAGGCCATAGATGAAGCTGGCCTAGATAGGGGGGAGATAGATTTCATAGCAAGCCACGGCCAAACAGTATATCATAACCCAAAAATTGATTGTATAGCTGGATACAAGTCTAGATCCACACTACAGATTGGGGAGCCTGCGGTAATAGCCCATGAAACTGGAATAATAACCATAGCTGACTTTAGGCAGGGGGATGTGGCTGCAGGTGGACATGGAGCACCCATAAGTGCATATGCAGACTACATAATATTCAGGAGCATGAATTTGGATAGGGCAATACAGAATATTGGTGGAATAGCCAACGTTACATGGATGCCGAAGGGTGGAGGGTTAGATGATGTAATTGCCTTCGACACTGGACCGGGAAACATGGTGATAGATGCATTGATTGAGGAGATGACTGGTGGGAGGGCTAGGATGGATGTGGATGGGGAGATAGCCAGTAGGGGGGATGTGAACATGGAACTATTGAATTACATGATGAAACACCCATACCTATCCCTAAAACCGCCTAAAACCACTGGTAGGGAGGATTTCGGATGGAAGTTTACTGGGAGGGTTTTGAAGAAGGCTTTAAACATGGGTTTAAGTTGGGAGGACATAATAGCCACAGCAACCTATTACACTGCTAAAACCATAAGTGAAGCATATGGGAATTATCTACCTAGAAAGCCCAACGAGATAATTCTAGGTGGAGGGGGGAGTAGAAATAAGACTCTCGTGGAGATGATTAGGGAGTTGAATCCGGATGCAAAGGTAAGCCTACATGAAGATTACGGTATACCTGCACAGGCAAAGGAGCCTCTAATAATGACCATACTGGCAAATGAAACTTTAAGTGGAAACCCAAGCAACGTTCCAAAAGCCACTGGAGCCACGGGTAGAGCAATACTTGGGAAGATAATACTACCATAA
- a CDS encoding DUF1343 domain-containing protein: protein MGRVKVGLEVYAEEEFRDVRNGSIAIVANQSSMTPQFTHIIDEARVKGKCKVKRVLTPEHGFKLVDAGEGRDEEYDVELKSIYGESLKPNKADLEDVDALIFDLQDVGVRWYTYISTLYHCIEACGEYSKPIIVLDRPNPLTGEIVEGAILKTQYKSPIGIAEIPVRYGLTIGELATYLNEKYHLKAEVKVVAMEGWNRSLWFDQTGLPWMYTSPNMPTHETTQVYVGTCLIEGTNISEGRGTAKPFHIIGAPWIKGKKLAEELNRVGLTGVGFRPVAFKPWRGKHAGKICSGVEIHITDRESFRPFLTGIQVISTVKRLYPDNFRWRKVKGGYWIDMLVGDDRVRRGIDEGGDPWSIVDELEGELIGYAYEKEKYHIY, encoded by the coding sequence GTGGGGAGAGTTAAGGTTGGATTGGAAGTTTATGCAGAGGAGGAGTTCAGGGATGTGAGGAATGGAAGCATAGCCATAGTGGCAAACCAATCAAGCATGACACCACAATTCACACACATAATAGATGAAGCTAGGGTTAAGGGGAAATGCAAAGTTAAGAGGGTTCTCACACCAGAACATGGATTCAAACTGGTGGATGCAGGGGAGGGGAGGGATGAGGAATACGATGTGGAATTGAAAAGCATATATGGTGAGAGTTTAAAGCCGAATAAAGCCGATTTGGAAGATGTGGATGCATTGATCTTCGATCTACAAGATGTTGGTGTAAGATGGTACACATACATATCCACACTATACCACTGCATAGAAGCCTGTGGGGAATACTCAAAACCAATAATAGTGCTGGATAGACCAAACCCACTAACAGGGGAGATAGTTGAGGGAGCCATACTGAAAACACAATACAAGTCACCCATTGGAATAGCGGAAATACCGGTGAGATATGGGTTAACGATAGGCGAATTAGCCACATACCTAAATGAGAAATACCATTTAAAGGCTGAAGTTAAAGTTGTGGCCATGGAGGGGTGGAATAGAAGCTTATGGTTCGATCAAACAGGGCTACCATGGATGTACACATCCCCAAACATGCCAACACATGAAACAACACAAGTATATGTTGGAACATGTCTAATAGAGGGGACAAACATATCTGAGGGGAGGGGGACTGCAAAACCATTCCACATAATTGGAGCCCCATGGATTAAGGGGAAGAAGCTCGCTGAAGAACTAAATAGGGTTGGATTAACTGGAGTTGGATTCAGACCAGTGGCATTCAAGCCTTGGAGGGGGAAGCATGCTGGCAAAATATGCAGTGGAGTGGAAATACACATAACAGATAGAGAATCATTCAGACCATTCCTAACAGGAATACAAGTAATAAGCACTGTTAAAAGGCTATATCCAGACAATTTTAGGTGGAGGAAGGTTAAGGGGGGATATTGGATAGACATGCTTGTCGGGGATGATAGGGTTAGGAGGGGGATAGATGAGGGTGGAGACCCATGGAGCATAGTGGACGAGCTGGAGGGGGAACTCATAGGATACGCATATGAGAAGGAGAAGTACCACATCTACTAG
- the alaXM gene encoding alanyl-tRNA editing protein AlaXM, translating to MPTKHLYQYDSYQKTFKAKITAINGVEMVLDQTIFHPETGGVAHDTGTLKIGGLEYKVLDVKLNHATGDIIHLLDKQPKAEVGWEVEGEIDWPRRYRLMRLHTAAHMLAAIMYRDYHALITGGQVDVEDAKMDFNIPTMDRSIFEDAIKKANEAVERNLPVKIYFLRREEALKIPGIVKLAEKMPPQVEELRIVEIEGLDIQADGGPHVKSTGEVGEIKLIKVQNKGKDKRRAYFTVE from the coding sequence ATGCCCACAAAACACCTATACCAATACGACAGCTACCAGAAGACATTCAAAGCTAAGATTACAGCCATAAATGGCGTTGAAATGGTATTGGATCAAACAATATTCCACCCTGAAACTGGAGGGGTAGCCCACGACACGGGAACCCTAAAGATTGGGGGATTGGAATACAAGGTTTTAGATGTAAAGCTGAATCATGCCACAGGGGACATAATACATCTACTGGACAAACAGCCAAAGGCTGAAGTGGGATGGGAAGTGGAGGGGGAGATTGATTGGCCTAGGAGGTATAGGCTTATGAGGCTACATACAGCAGCACACATGCTTGCAGCAATAATGTATAGGGATTACCATGCACTAATAACCGGGGGACAAGTGGATGTGGAAGATGCCAAAATGGATTTCAACATACCAACAATGGATAGAAGCATATTCGAAGACGCCATAAAAAAGGCCAATGAAGCAGTGGAAAGAAACCTACCAGTAAAAATATACTTCCTAAGGAGGGAGGAGGCACTCAAAATACCTGGAATAGTTAAATTGGCTGAGAAAATGCCACCACAAGTGGAGGAGCTTAGGATAGTGGAGATAGAGGGGCTTGACATACAGGCAGATGGGGGGCCACATGTGAAGAGCACTGGGGAAGTGGGGGAGATAAAGCTAATAAAGGTGCAGAATAAGGGTAAGGATAAAAGGAGAGCATACTTCACAGTAGAGTGA
- a CDS encoding adenosylcobalamin-dependent ribonucleoside-diphosphate reductase, with translation MIEFIKKRDGRIVKFEKEKITNAIWKAMEAVGGKDRKLAETLSEEVVSLLEKQLKPGEIPHVEQIQDLVEKVLVKSGNYEVAKAYITYRKKKEEIRREKIAILQGFYEEEVAKKFSLNALRLMANRYLLKNEEGKLIEGPKQMFERVAMLVVIPDLLYDPRVFDKEGGREIKPKEEFEPERYEGKFGFKTENGFINWNRYHLERMKYLYDELNSQGKMKIKWSEFLKMLENGGFQSYYTNFKEYFELMTSKRFLPNSPTLFNAGARLGQLSACFVIGMEDDIESIMDAAKYAAIIFKSGGGIGINYSKLRPEGDMVASTSGVASGPISFMRIIDVVTDVIKQGGKRRGANMGILECWHPDILKFIHAKEREGQFENFNISVMFDEKFWECYEKNEKYPLINPRNGRIVNYIDPKFLLNEIATQAWRTADPGVLFLDNLNKRNVQRESRGLIRACNPCGEQPLYEYESCNLGSINLYAMIKFNEDEDAYFDWEEYRRTIEVAYRFLDNIIDVNKYPIKEIEVASKNVRRIGLGYMGLADAMFALKIPYNSEDGFKFIGRVSEFLTYYAMLYSVERARERGVFPLYEKTSYIRGDMPIEGFYHKELWNLDWEDLRQRILRYGIRNVEVTSIAPTGSISMFFDVSGGIEPQFALVFEKRVTVGSFYYTDIEFERQLREEGLYTDAILKKIVENGGSVQGIEEIPENLRKVFVTALDIPWWDHVRAQAIAQLWITTSISKTINLPSFATVDDVLEAYIAAHKMGCKGITVYREGSKSMQVLYAPSQAEEKRILETLKLLENNTIKVLKKLGLKEPRWIVEMSRNGKIEKAKIEGSKIEKCPVCGSTRLVHQAGCVTCLDCGWSACIIS, from the coding sequence ATGATAGAGTTTATTAAAAAGAGAGATGGTAGAATTGTAAAATTTGAAAAAGAGAAGATAACCAACGCCATTTGGAAAGCTATGGAGGCTGTGGGGGGTAAAGATAGAAAACTTGCAGAAACCCTATCTGAGGAGGTTGTTTCCCTCCTTGAAAAGCAATTGAAGCCTGGAGAGATTCCACATGTTGAGCAGATTCAAGACTTAGTGGAAAAGGTTTTAGTTAAAAGTGGAAATTATGAGGTTGCAAAAGCATACATAACTTACAGGAAGAAGAAGGAGGAGATAAGAAGGGAGAAGATTGCAATACTGCAAGGATTTTATGAGGAAGAGGTTGCCAAAAAGTTTTCATTGAATGCTTTAAGGCTTATGGCAAATAGATATCTGCTGAAAAATGAGGAGGGGAAGCTCATAGAAGGGCCGAAGCAGATGTTTGAGAGAGTTGCAATGCTTGTAGTTATACCAGACTTACTTTACGACCCCAGAGTCTTTGATAAGGAGGGGGGACGGGAAATTAAACCGAAGGAAGAATTTGAGCCAGAAAGGTATGAGGGGAAATTTGGTTTCAAAACTGAAAACGGCTTCATCAATTGGAATAGGTATCATCTGGAGAGAATGAAATACTTATATGATGAGCTAAACTCTCAAGGGAAGATGAAGATCAAATGGAGCGAATTTTTAAAGATGCTTGAAAATGGGGGATTTCAAAGTTATTACACGAACTTCAAGGAATACTTTGAATTAATGACAAGTAAAAGATTTCTCCCAAATTCCCCAACCCTATTCAATGCTGGAGCTAGATTGGGTCAATTAAGCGCCTGCTTTGTTATCGGCATGGAAGATGATATAGAGAGCATAATGGATGCAGCCAAGTATGCTGCAATAATCTTCAAATCTGGTGGAGGGATTGGGATAAACTATTCCAAGCTTAGACCAGAGGGGGATATGGTGGCAAGCACATCTGGGGTGGCAAGCGGCCCCATCTCATTTATGAGGATAATCGATGTGGTAACAGATGTCATAAAGCAAGGTGGGAAGAGGAGGGGGGCAAACATGGGTATTCTAGAATGCTGGCACCCAGACATCTTAAAGTTTATACATGCAAAGGAAAGGGAGGGACAATTTGAGAATTTCAATATATCCGTCATGTTTGATGAGAAATTCTGGGAATGCTATGAGAAAAATGAGAAGTATCCATTAATAAATCCAAGAAATGGCAGAATTGTCAACTATATAGATCCAAAATTCCTTTTAAATGAGATAGCAACCCAAGCATGGAGAACTGCAGATCCAGGCGTACTATTCTTAGACAACCTAAATAAGAGGAATGTTCAGAGGGAAAGTAGAGGTTTAATAAGGGCATGCAACCCTTGCGGTGAGCAACCCCTATACGAGTATGAGTCATGCAATCTCGGCTCAATAAATCTCTATGCAATGATCAAGTTTAATGAGGATGAAGATGCATACTTTGATTGGGAGGAATATAGGAGGACAATAGAAGTTGCATATAGGTTTTTGGATAACATCATAGATGTTAACAAGTATCCCATAAAGGAGATAGAGGTGGCAAGCAAAAATGTTAGGAGAATTGGACTAGGATACATGGGTCTTGCAGATGCAATGTTTGCCTTGAAAATCCCCTACAACTCTGAAGATGGATTTAAGTTCATAGGGAGAGTCTCCGAATTTCTAACCTATTATGCTATGCTATACTCGGTTGAAAGGGCTAGGGAGAGGGGGGTATTCCCATTATACGAGAAAACCAGCTACATAAGGGGGGATATGCCAATAGAGGGATTCTACCATAAAGAACTCTGGAACCTGGATTGGGAGGATTTGAGGCAGAGGATTTTAAGGTATGGTATAAGGAATGTTGAAGTAACAAGCATTGCACCCACTGGAAGCATAAGCATGTTCTTTGATGTTTCAGGGGGGATAGAACCTCAATTCGCACTGGTATTCGAGAAGAGGGTGACTGTTGGCAGCTTTTACTATACCGATATTGAATTTGAAAGGCAGCTGAGGGAGGAGGGATTATACACAGATGCAATACTGAAGAAGATAGTGGAAAATGGTGGTAGCGTACAGGGGATAGAGGAAATCCCAGAAAACCTAAGGAAAGTTTTTGTCACAGCCCTAGACATTCCTTGGTGGGATCACGTTAGAGCACAAGCCATAGCCCAACTCTGGATAACGACATCCATAAGCAAGACAATTAATTTACCATCCTTCGCCACAGTGGATGATGTCCTAGAAGCATACATAGCTGCCCATAAAATGGGCTGCAAGGGAATAACAGTTTACAGGGAAGGGAGCAAATCCATGCAAGTATTATATGCCCCCTCCCAAGCAGAGGAGAAGAGGATACTTGAAACCTTGAAACTCTTAGAAAACAACACAATAAAAGTTTTAAAGAAACTTGGATTAAAGGAGCCTAGATGGATCGTGGAGATGAGTAGAAACGGGAAAATTGAAAAAGCAAAAATAGAGGGCAGCAAAATTGAAAAGTGCCCAGTTTGTGGATCGACAAGACTAGTTCATCAGGCTGGCTGCGTAACTTGCCTAGACTGCGGCTGGTCTGCCTGCATAATCTCTTGA
- a CDS encoding cob(I)yrinic acid a,c-diamide adenosyltransferase: MKPNIGAGDMGKAEIIGRTLDKTSPLIGLIGYLDELNSFIGFSRSLLKSEEKLEFKDLDEILKEIQNQIFLISSELAGADLKTKIGERELEWLENVIVKLGREIEPINNLIYPTGSIPSSSLHIARAFCRRVERYAFKVLKEENIRSDIPIYLNRLSDLLFTLARVVNSRMKVKDETWKYEE, encoded by the coding sequence ATGAAACCAAATATAGGAGCTGGAGATATGGGGAAAGCAGAAATTATAGGGCGCACCCTAGATAAAACTTCCCCACTAATAGGTTTGATTGGCTATTTAGATGAACTGAACAGTTTTATCGGATTTTCAAGAAGCTTACTGAAATCTGAGGAAAAATTAGAATTCAAAGATTTAGACGAAATACTAAAGGAAATTCAAAACCAAATATTCCTTATAAGCTCCGAATTGGCTGGGGCGGATCTTAAAACGAAAATCGGAGAAAGGGAATTGGAATGGTTAGAAAATGTTATTGTTAAATTGGGGAGGGAGATAGAGCCAATAAACAATTTAATATATCCCACAGGCAGCATACCCTCCTCCTCCCTACATATTGCCAGAGCCTTTTGCAGAAGAGTTGAAAGATACGCCTTCAAAGTTCTGAAAGAGGAAAACATAAGAAGCGATATCCCCATTTATCTAAACAGGCTTTCAGACCTGCTATTTACACTAGCTAGAGTCGTAAATAGTAGGATGAAGGTTAAAGATGAAACATGGAAATATGAGGAATAA
- a CDS encoding glycoside hydrolase family 3 protein: protein MDLDFLAGQMIMMGFKGYELDSELMDVLRRVKPCGLVLFQRNIRGLTHVKRLIGEIQDYASNIGLPKLLVALDHEGGVVFRFERLTPLPSAMALGASGDPSNVEGAARIAGEELKALGFNVNFAPVADLNTNPRNPVIGLRSFGDDPDTVSVMVSKYVSTLQSIGVMATAKHFPGHGDTSIDSHIDLPKVDVDLGLLMARELKPFKAAIDADVALIMTSHVSFPKIDENGLPATLSKKILRDILRGLLKFNGLIISDALEMKAISGRFDAGEVAFHGLNAGLNVFLRCDDYDSVFELKDAIIKCVRGGRVDQSVLYDSYARIEAVRGRIKSALSLHPPVKLSQSLFRRNRVASRDISLNAITLLNGEAFKPIKDLNSIVILIPKPLERFLSKFDYDVVGMVVGEFGSYVENIVLYFYDESSPIDDILEASRNVDGVIFFTYNAIFNDFQMDLYMIVRDRVSVIVVAGLPYDVELIGDSKPILLTYGLNPPSLSALVDVLCGFEGARGKLPVKLKSNASG from the coding sequence TTGGATTTGGACTTCTTGGCTGGACAGATGATTATGATGGGGTTTAAGGGGTATGAATTGGATTCTGAGCTTATGGATGTTTTGAGGAGGGTTAAGCCATGCGGCTTAGTCCTATTTCAGAGGAATATTAGGGGGTTGACCCATGTTAAGAGGCTTATAGGTGAAATTCAAGATTACGCTTCAAATATTGGTTTACCAAAACTCCTCGTAGCCTTGGATCATGAGGGGGGTGTGGTTTTCAGGTTTGAGAGGCTTACTCCACTACCAAGCGCCATGGCCCTTGGAGCTTCAGGGGATCCATCCAATGTGGAGGGTGCAGCTAGGATTGCTGGTGAGGAGCTTAAGGCTTTGGGCTTCAATGTGAATTTCGCCCCAGTTGCAGATTTGAATACTAATCCCAGGAATCCAGTTATAGGTTTAAGGTCTTTTGGTGATGATCCCGATACGGTTTCTGTTATGGTTTCAAAGTATGTTTCCACATTGCAATCCATTGGGGTTATGGCTACGGCTAAACATTTCCCAGGTCATGGCGATACATCCATAGATTCACATATAGATCTCCCAAAAGTCGATGTTGATCTGGGTTTGCTTATGGCTAGGGAGCTTAAACCATTTAAGGCTGCCATAGATGCTGATGTGGCTCTAATAATGACTTCCCACGTATCCTTCCCAAAGATTGATGAAAACGGTCTCCCCGCAACTCTATCCAAGAAGATTTTGAGGGATATTTTGAGGGGGCTTCTCAAGTTTAATGGCCTCATAATTTCAGATGCCCTTGAAATGAAGGCTATTAGTGGTAGGTTTGATGCTGGGGAGGTTGCATTTCATGGTTTAAATGCTGGATTAAACGTCTTCTTAAGATGTGATGATTATGATTCTGTTTTCGAGTTGAAGGATGCCATAATTAAGTGCGTTAGGGGTGGTAGGGTTGATCAAAGTGTCCTTTATGATTCTTATGCTAGGATTGAGGCTGTTAGGGGTAGGATTAAGTCTGCTTTAAGCCTTCACCCACCAGTTAAGCTTTCACAATCCCTTTTCAGGAGGAATAGGGTTGCATCTAGGGATATATCCTTAAACGCCATAACTCTATTGAATGGTGAAGCCTTTAAGCCCATTAAGGATTTGAATTCCATAGTTATTTTGATTCCAAAGCCTCTTGAACGATTCCTCTCCAAATTCGATTATGATGTTGTTGGCATGGTTGTGGGTGAGTTTGGAAGTTATGTGGAGAACATTGTCTTATACTTTTATGATGAGAGCTCCCCCATTGATGATATTTTGGAGGCTTCCCGAAACGTTGATGGAGTCATATTCTTCACATATAACGCCATATTCAACGATTTCCAGATGGATTTGTATATGATTGTTAGGGATAGGGTTTCCGTTATTGTTGTTGCTGGTTTACCGTATGATGTTGAGCTCATTGGTGATTCTAAGCCAATCCTATTAACCTACGGTTTGAATCCACCCTCACTTTCAGCTCTTGTGGATGTTTTGTGTGGTTTTGAGGGGGCTCGTGGGAAGCTTCCAGTTAAGCTTAAAAGTAATGCTTCAGGCTAG
- the murQ gene encoding N-acetylmuramic acid 6-phosphate etherase has protein sequence MRERRIFEELREAPTEARINLDVKLEEQPTIEILKRINEEDKRAIEAVSRELENIAKAVETIVEALSKGGKLIYVGAGTSGRLAVMDAAELLPTFNVGPEMVEAIIAGGPGAVFRPVEGAEDDSEMAVRELKARRLNCGDVVVGISASGRTPFVISALKYAREVGAKTIAITSNRRGEIAKHADILIAPETGPEIVTGSTRMKAATAQKVILTMMSTATMMKLGRVKSGLMINLTPASEKLRERAKRIIMEEAGVSYEEAGEKLIEAGGNVTLAIIMAKTGLNAEKAKELLKEAGGIPSKAIEIAEARRGGES, from the coding sequence ATGCGTGAAAGAAGGATTTTCGAAGAATTGAGGGAAGCTCCCACTGAAGCTAGGATAAATTTGGATGTAAAATTGGAGGAGCAACCCACAATAGAGATATTGAAGAGGATAAATGAGGAGGATAAGAGGGCCATAGAAGCAGTTTCAAGGGAGCTGGAAAACATAGCAAAAGCCGTTGAAACCATCGTGGAAGCATTGTCAAAGGGTGGGAAACTAATATATGTTGGAGCTGGGACAAGTGGTAGACTGGCAGTAATGGATGCAGCTGAACTCCTACCAACATTCAACGTTGGACCAGAAATGGTGGAAGCAATAATTGCAGGTGGACCTGGAGCAGTATTCAGACCAGTGGAGGGGGCTGAAGACGACTCGGAAATGGCTGTAAGGGAACTTAAAGCCAGAAGATTGAATTGCGGTGACGTGGTGGTGGGGATAAGTGCCAGCGGGAGAACACCATTCGTCATATCAGCATTAAAATATGCAAGGGAAGTTGGAGCCAAAACCATAGCCATAACCAGCAATAGGAGGGGGGAGATAGCGAAACATGCGGATATACTAATAGCCCCAGAAACAGGGCCAGAAATAGTTACTGGATCCACTAGGATGAAGGCTGCAACTGCACAGAAGGTTATATTAACCATGATGAGCACAGCCACAATGATGAAGCTTGGAAGGGTGAAAAGTGGATTAATGATAAACCTTACACCAGCCAGTGAGAAGCTTAGGGAGAGAGCCAAGAGGATAATAATGGAGGAAGCTGGAGTATCATATGAAGAGGCAGGGGAAAAACTCATTGAAGCTGGAGGGAACGTTACATTGGCAATAATAATGGCTAAGACAGGCTTAAATGCTGAGAAAGCAAAAGAGCTACTTAAAGAAGCTGGGGGGATACCGTCAAAGGCAATAGAAATTGCGGAGGCGAGGAGGGGTGGGGAGAGTTAA
- a CDS encoding CehA/McbA family metallohydrolase: MENNGLKLKIDLHVHTNNSDGNGSVKEVLMAAYKRGLNGIAITDHETTSGFLEAEDYAKKLRLIVIPGFELKTDAGHILALGVKWNPWGKRRAIYEDAVEWLRNEGGISIIAHPATKIHGINRWIRGKPDAIEAINSNYPSKFMLRRGLKMALRVNVPMTAGSDAHQPECIGNAYTIIDADGEGVEEILEAIRVGRVKITGRLSSIRSRISIAFKQILYRDGGMES; encoded by the coding sequence GTGGAGAATAACGGGTTGAAGCTGAAAATAGACCTACACGTACACACAAACAACTCAGATGGAAATGGAAGCGTAAAGGAAGTCCTCATGGCAGCATATAAGAGGGGGCTAAATGGAATAGCCATAACAGACCATGAAACCACAAGTGGGTTCCTTGAAGCTGAAGATTACGCCAAGAAGCTGAGGCTAATAGTTATACCTGGATTCGAATTGAAGACAGATGCTGGACACATACTAGCCCTAGGGGTTAAATGGAATCCATGGGGGAAGAGGCGTGCAATATATGAGGATGCTGTGGAGTGGCTTCGAAATGAAGGGGGAATATCGATAATAGCCCATCCAGCCACAAAAATCCATGGAATTAATAGGTGGATTAGGGGGAAGCCGGATGCCATTGAAGCCATAAACTCCAATTACCCATCAAAATTCATGCTTAGAAGAGGATTGAAAATGGCATTAAGGGTAAATGTGCCAATGACTGCTGGAAGCGATGCACACCAACCAGAATGCATTGGAAACGCATATACAATAATAGATGCTGATGGGGAGGGTGTTGAGGAAATTCTGGAAGCCATAAGAGTGGGGAGGGTGAAGATTACTGGGAGGCTATCAAGCATTAGGAGTAGAATTTCAATAGCATTCAAACAAATCCTATACCGCGATGGGGGAATGGAATCATAA
- a CDS encoding HD domain-containing protein, whose product MTGIYEALERIGRIKRTGWIMAKIPSDMAESIAEHTVKTVFTAMEICREMGLRGSEGKIIKMALIHDLAEAFTSDIPKPVKEKIDRGRLEELGMEYIKTIIKDEELINLYEEYIKGGSVEAKIVDLADTIATYIQSVNYRTQYGIRTEHLEAIIEHTGRSSIEKAEKLGLKVDSIVKKLIGI is encoded by the coding sequence TTGACTGGAATATATGAGGCTTTGGAGAGGATTGGGAGGATTAAGAGGACTGGGTGGATTATGGCTAAAATACCAAGCGACATGGCTGAAAGTATAGCTGAACACACAGTAAAAACGGTTTTCACAGCCATGGAGATATGTAGGGAAATGGGGTTAAGAGGTTCTGAGGGGAAGATCATTAAGATGGCTTTAATACATGACCTAGCGGAAGCCTTCACCTCAGACATACCGAAACCAGTGAAGGAGAAGATTGATAGGGGGAGGCTGGAGGAGTTGGGCATGGAATACATTAAAACCATAATAAAGGATGAGGAGCTGATAAATTTGTATGAGGAGTACATTAAAGGGGGGAGTGTTGAGGCTAAGATAGTGGATTTAGCGGACACCATAGCCACATACATACAATCAGTAAACTATAGAACCCAATATGGGATAAGAACCGAGCACCTCGAAGCCATAATAGAGCATACTGGCAGAAGCTCCATTGAAAAAGCTGAGAAACTTGGATTAAAAGTGGATTCAATAGTGAAAAAGCTTATAGGCATATAA